Proteins from one Nitrobacteraceae bacterium AZCC 2146 genomic window:
- a CDS encoding putative phosphonate transport system ATP-binding protein (product_source=KO:K05781; cath_funfam=3.40.50.300; cog=COG4107; ko=KO:K05781; pfam=PF00005; smart=SM00382; superfamily=52540; tigrfam=TIGR02323): protein MLEVTKSPRDDDQPLLLAENLSKSFGRLQACREVSFALYPGEVLAIVGESGSGKSTLLQLLSAQMAPNAGSVSYRMRDGVMRDLAALGEAERRFLFRTDWGFVHQDPAMGLRMAVSAGANVGERLMAVGHNHYGKIRQTAASWLERVEISVDRIDDAPKTYSGGMRQRLQIARNLVTEPRLVFMDEPTGGLDVSVQARLLDMMRTLVSELGLAAIVVTHDLAVARLLSHRVMVMQGGRVIETGLTDQVLDDPREPYTQLLVSSILPA from the coding sequence ATGCTTGAGGTCACCAAATCCCCGCGCGACGACGATCAGCCGCTGCTGCTTGCGGAAAACCTAAGCAAATCCTTCGGCCGGCTGCAGGCCTGCCGCGAGGTCTCCTTCGCGCTGTATCCCGGCGAAGTGCTGGCCATCGTCGGTGAATCCGGCTCCGGCAAATCGACGCTGCTGCAATTGCTGTCGGCGCAAATGGCGCCGAATGCCGGCTCGGTCTCTTATCGCATGCGCGATGGCGTGATGCGCGATCTTGCAGCGCTGGGCGAGGCCGAGCGGCGCTTCCTGTTTCGCACCGACTGGGGCTTTGTGCACCAGGATCCGGCGATGGGTTTGCGCATGGCGGTGTCGGCCGGCGCCAATGTAGGCGAGCGGCTGATGGCGGTCGGTCACAACCATTACGGCAAGATCCGGCAGACCGCGGCCTCCTGGCTGGAGCGCGTCGAGATATCCGTCGATCGCATTGACGATGCGCCCAAAACCTATTCCGGCGGCATGCGGCAGCGGCTGCAGATCGCGCGCAACCTCGTTACTGAACCGCGGCTGGTGTTCATGGACGAGCCGACCGGCGGCCTCGATGTCTCCGTGCAGGCGCGCCTTCTGGATATGATGCGCACGCTGGTCAGCGAACTCGGCCTCGCCGCTATCGTGGTCACCCATGATCTCGCCGTGGCGCGGCTGCTGTCGCACCGGGTGATGGTGATGCAGGGCGGCCGCGTCATCGAGACCGGCCTCACCGATCAGGTACTCGACGATCCCCGCGAGCCCTATACGCAACTGCTCGTTTCCTCGATCCTGCCGGCGTGA
- a CDS encoding alpha-D-ribose 1-methylphosphonate 5-triphosphate synthase subunit PhnH (product_source=KO:K06165; cog=COG3625; ko=KO:K06165; pfam=PF05845; superfamily=159709; tigrfam=TIGR03292), which produces MATIAEMPAGFADKVLSAQSTFRSVMDAMARPGSVQRIEAASGVPASLMRGSAAIALTLFDQDTPVWLDAKMSATSDVAKWIKFHTSAPVIADSSVCSFALIGDIDQLPALQRFAIGSNDYPDRSTTLIVQVSSLTQGPAIELRGPGIDGTAVLRTQIAPELLERLAINHALFPRGIDLVLVADDAIVAIPRTTRFVAKEG; this is translated from the coding sequence ATGGCGACGATTGCAGAAATGCCGGCGGGATTTGCCGACAAGGTATTGTCGGCGCAATCGACCTTCCGCTCGGTGATGGACGCGATGGCGCGGCCCGGCAGCGTGCAGCGCATCGAGGCCGCCTCTGGTGTGCCGGCGTCGCTGATGCGCGGCTCCGCGGCTATCGCGCTGACCCTGTTCGATCAGGACACCCCGGTCTGGCTCGACGCAAAAATGTCGGCGACCTCCGATGTCGCCAAATGGATCAAGTTTCACACCAGCGCGCCCGTCATCGCCGACTCCTCAGTTTGCAGCTTCGCGCTGATCGGCGACATCGACCAGCTTCCGGCGCTGCAGCGCTTTGCCATCGGCAGCAACGACTATCCTGATCGTTCGACGACGCTGATCGTCCAGGTTTCGAGTCTGACGCAGGGCCCCGCGATCGAATTGCGCGGCCCCGGCATCGACGGCACGGCGGTGCTGCGGACCCAGATTGCGCCGGAATTGCTTGAGCGTCTGGCGATCAACCATGCGCTGTTTCCCCGCGGCATCGATCTCGTTCTCGTCGCCGATGACGCCATCGTCGCGATCCCGCGCACCACGCGCTTTGTCGCAAAGGAAGGCTGA
- a CDS encoding PPOX class probable FMN-dependent enzyme (product_source=TIGR04025; cog=COG3576; ko=KO:K07006; pfam=PF01243; superfamily=50475; tigrfam=TIGR04025), with translation MSVIATVDQLEALYGLPNESSTAKVADWITPQYRRLIEVSPFVALATSGPEGLDCSPRGDVPGFVRIHDDRTLMMPDRRGNNRVDSLRNIVRDPRTALLFMIPGAGTTLRINGMAHLSVNPDLLASFEMDGKPPRSVIVMTVGEIYFQCARAIVRSDLWNPEKRIDPATLPTPGQILAEMSDSRVGGPEYDRIWPERARQTLW, from the coding sequence ATGTCAGTCATCGCGACAGTGGATCAGCTCGAAGCGCTGTATGGCCTGCCGAACGAGTCCTCGACCGCGAAGGTCGCGGATTGGATCACGCCGCAATATCGTCGGTTGATCGAGGTGTCGCCTTTCGTGGCGCTGGCCACAAGCGGGCCTGAAGGCCTTGATTGCTCGCCGCGCGGCGACGTGCCGGGCTTCGTCCGCATTCACGATGACAGGACTCTGATGATGCCGGACCGCCGCGGCAACAACCGCGTCGACTCGCTGCGCAATATCGTGCGAGATCCGCGGACCGCGCTGCTGTTCATGATTCCGGGCGCCGGCACCACGTTGCGCATCAACGGGATGGCGCACCTGTCGGTCAATCCAGACTTGCTGGCGTCGTTCGAGATGGATGGCAAGCCACCGCGCTCTGTGATCGTCATGACAGTCGGCGAGATCTATTTTCAGTGTGCCCGCGCCATCGTGCGGTCCGATCTCTGGAATCCGGAGAAGCGCATCGATCCCGCGACGCTGCCGACACCTGGGCAAATCCTGGCCGAGATGAGCGACAGCCGGGTCGGCGGACCGGAATACGATCGGATCTGGCCGGAGCGGGCACGGCAGACGCTCTGGTAG
- a CDS encoding alpha-D-ribose 1-methylphosphonate 5-triphosphate synthase subunit PhnI (product_source=KO:K06164; cog=COG3626; ko=KO:K06164; pfam=PF05861) codes for MYVAVKGGERAIENAHRLLAHERRGDRNVPEVSLAQISGQLSLGVDRVMTEGSLYDRELAALAIKQARGDMIEAIFLLRAFRATLPRFGVSEPVETSQMQVRRRISSTFKDMPGGQILGSTFDYTHRLLDPVLSGESMPEQPAMAEAQPAVMPRVTDILGRDGLIESSPAEDADQSVGDLTRDALSFPADRDLRLQNLARADEGFLLSLGYSSQRGYGRNHPFAGEIRLGEVEVEFMAEDVGFAVPLGAITLTECQMVNQFKGTDTEAPCFTRGYGLAFGQSERKAMSMALVDRALRARELGEDVQAPAQDEEFVMSHSDNVQATGFVEHLKLPHYVDFQSELGLLRKLRKEFHEAMETPSEMQEAAE; via the coding sequence ATGTATGTCGCCGTCAAGGGTGGCGAACGCGCCATCGAAAACGCGCACCGGCTGCTGGCGCATGAGCGCCGCGGCGACCGCAACGTGCCGGAAGTGTCGCTGGCGCAGATTTCCGGGCAGCTCAGCCTCGGTGTCGATCGCGTCATGACCGAAGGTTCGCTGTATGACCGCGAACTGGCTGCGCTGGCGATCAAGCAGGCGCGCGGCGACATGATCGAGGCAATCTTTCTGCTGCGTGCGTTTCGCGCCACGCTGCCGCGGTTCGGCGTCAGCGAGCCGGTCGAGACCTCGCAGATGCAGGTGCGACGCCGGATCTCCTCGACGTTCAAGGACATGCCGGGCGGCCAGATCCTCGGCTCGACCTTCGACTATACCCATCGTCTGCTCGATCCCGTGCTATCAGGCGAGTCCATGCCGGAGCAGCCGGCGATGGCCGAGGCGCAGCCGGCGGTGATGCCGCGCGTCACCGATATCCTGGGCCGCGATGGCCTGATCGAATCCTCGCCGGCGGAAGATGCGGATCAGTCGGTCGGCGATCTCACGCGGGATGCGCTGAGCTTCCCGGCGGATCGCGACCTGCGTCTACAAAATCTCGCGCGCGCCGACGAAGGCTTTCTGCTGTCGCTCGGGTATTCCTCGCAGCGCGGCTATGGCCGCAACCATCCCTTCGCTGGCGAAATTCGTCTCGGCGAGGTGGAAGTCGAGTTCATGGCGGAGGATGTCGGCTTCGCGGTGCCGCTCGGCGCGATCACGCTGACCGAATGCCAGATGGTCAACCAGTTCAAGGGCACCGACACCGAGGCGCCGTGCTTCACCCGCGGCTACGGTCTTGCCTTCGGGCAGAGCGAGCGCAAGGCGATGTCGATGGCGCTGGTGGACCGCGCGTTGCGCGCCCGCGAACTCGGCGAGGACGTGCAAGCGCCGGCGCAGGATGAGGAATTCGTGATGTCGCATTCCGACAATGTGCAGGCGACGGGGTTCGTCGAGCATCTCAAGCTGCCGCATTACGTCGACTTCCAGTCCGAACTCGGTCTGCTGCGAAAACTCCGCAAGGAGTTTCACGAGGCGATGGAAACACCATCCGAAATGCAGGAGGCCGCGGAATGA
- a CDS encoding tripartite-type tricarboxylate transporter receptor subunit TctC (product_source=COG3181; cath_funfam=3.40.190.10; cleavage_site_network=SignalP-noTM; cog=COG3181; pfam=PF03401; superfamily=53850): protein MSRIRTALLVAACLGLTSAAQAADWPTRPVTMINPFAPGGPNDVVARLMAQRMGEILGQPVIIENVGGAGGMNGASRVAKAEPDGYTFLQGTVGTQAQNQTLYKKPAYNAATDFAPVALVIEAPLVLVARKDLPVKDMKEFVAYAKANKDKMQFASAGTGSAIHLGCALMNLVTGIDIMHVPYKGANPAMQDLMSGRVDYLCDIITTAKAQIDGDTVKPIAILSKQRSPALPNVPTAIEQGFDVDAYTWNAFFLPKGTPEPIVKKLHDATVEAMKTPAVREKLEAAGLKIAPDDQTSPEYLGTFVQSEIVKWAAPIKASGVSID from the coding sequence ATGTCGCGTATTCGCACCGCCCTGCTGGTGGCTGCCTGCCTCGGCCTGACCTCCGCCGCCCAGGCCGCGGACTGGCCGACGCGGCCGGTGACCATGATCAATCCGTTCGCGCCGGGCGGCCCCAACGACGTAGTGGCAAGGCTGATGGCGCAGCGGATGGGGGAAATTCTCGGCCAGCCCGTCATCATCGAGAATGTCGGCGGCGCCGGCGGCATGAATGGCGCCAGCCGCGTCGCCAAGGCCGAGCCCGATGGCTACACCTTCCTGCAAGGCACGGTGGGCACCCAGGCGCAGAACCAGACCCTGTACAAGAAGCCCGCCTATAACGCCGCGACCGACTTTGCGCCGGTGGCGCTGGTGATCGAGGCGCCGCTGGTGCTGGTGGCCCGCAAGGACCTGCCGGTCAAGGACATGAAGGAATTCGTCGCCTACGCCAAGGCCAACAAGGACAAGATGCAGTTCGCCTCGGCCGGGACCGGCTCGGCGATCCATCTCGGCTGCGCGCTGATGAACCTGGTGACGGGGATCGACATCATGCACGTGCCCTACAAGGGCGCCAACCCGGCGATGCAGGACCTGATGAGCGGCCGCGTCGATTACCTCTGCGACATCATCACCACCGCCAAGGCGCAGATCGATGGCGACACCGTGAAACCGATCGCGATCCTCTCCAAGCAGCGGTCGCCGGCGCTGCCGAACGTGCCGACCGCGATCGAGCAGGGTTTTGACGTCGATGCCTATACCTGGAACGCGTTCTTCCTGCCGAAGGGTACGCCCGAACCCATCGTGAAGAAGCTGCACGATGCCACCGTCGAAGCCATGAAGACGCCCGCCGTGCGCGAAAAACTCGAAGCCGCAGGCCTCAAGATCGCGCCGGACGATCAGACCTCACCAGAATATCTTGGCACGTTCGTGCAAAGCGAGATCGTCAAATGGGCCGCGCCGATCAAGGCCAGCGGCGTCAGCATCGACTAA
- a CDS encoding alpha-D-ribose 1-methylphosphonate 5-triphosphate diphosphatase (product_source=KO:K06162; cath_funfam=2.30.40.10; cog=COG3454; ko=KO:K06162; pfam=PF07969; superfamily=51556; tigrfam=TIGR02318): MKQRQTETVIGNAKIVLADRVIERGWIAFANGRIAEFGEGDAPAGSDDARGDLIMPGLIELHTDHLEAHFVPRPKVFWDPIAAVVSYDAQLATSGITTVLDSLRVWREKGAEEADGHAGLLADAIASARDAELLRADHFLHLRCEIPMPSVVEEAKEMVGRPDVRLMSLMDHTPGQRQFRDEGKLRDYYRGKGAGKTDAQLDELFAQRFAYQKAYAANNLRDIVALAQQHNIPLASHDDTTDENVTDAIRDRISVAEFPTTMEAARGLHEAGIGILMGAPNVVRNGSHSGNIAAVDLAREGLLDILSSDYIPSSLLMAALQLPGRVPTIDLATAVRTVTKRPAEAVGLPDRGEIAVGKRADVIRVHVARDLPVVRSVWREGQRVA, translated from the coding sequence ATGAAGCAGAGACAAACCGAAACCGTCATCGGCAACGCCAAAATCGTTCTGGCGGATCGCGTCATCGAGCGGGGCTGGATCGCCTTCGCCAATGGCCGGATCGCCGAATTCGGTGAGGGCGATGCGCCTGCCGGCAGCGACGACGCCCGCGGCGATCTCATCATGCCCGGCCTGATCGAGCTGCACACCGATCATCTCGAAGCGCATTTCGTGCCGCGGCCAAAAGTGTTCTGGGATCCGATCGCCGCGGTCGTCTCCTATGACGCGCAACTTGCGACATCGGGCATCACCACCGTGCTGGATTCGCTGCGGGTGTGGCGCGAGAAGGGCGCCGAGGAGGCCGACGGCCATGCCGGCCTGCTGGCGGACGCGATTGCGTCGGCGCGCGATGCCGAGCTGCTGCGCGCCGATCACTTCCTGCATCTGCGCTGCGAGATTCCGATGCCGAGCGTAGTCGAGGAGGCCAAGGAAATGGTCGGCCGGCCCGATGTGCGGCTGATGTCGCTGATGGACCACACGCCGGGCCAGCGTCAGTTTCGCGACGAGGGCAAGCTGCGCGATTACTATCGCGGCAAGGGTGCCGGCAAGACCGACGCCCAGCTCGACGAATTGTTCGCGCAGCGTTTTGCGTATCAGAAGGCTTATGCCGCCAACAACCTGCGCGACATCGTAGCGTTGGCGCAGCAGCACAACATTCCGCTCGCCAGCCATGACGACACCACAGACGAAAACGTCACCGACGCGATCCGCGATCGCATCTCGGTCGCGGAATTTCCGACCACCATGGAAGCCGCGCGTGGTCTGCACGAGGCTGGCATCGGCATCCTGATGGGGGCACCGAATGTGGTGCGCAACGGCTCGCATTCCGGCAACATCGCCGCGGTCGATCTCGCCCGCGAGGGGCTGCTGGATATCCTGTCGTCGGACTACATCCCGTCGAGTCTCTTGATGGCGGCGCTGCAATTGCCGGGTCGGGTACCCACCATTGACCTCGCCACTGCGGTGCGCACCGTCACCAAGCGGCCGGCGGAAGCGGTTGGTCTGCCGGATCGCGGCGAGATCGCGGTGGGCAAGCGCGCCGACGTTATCCGCGTCCATGTTGCGCGCGATCTCCCGGTGGTGCGCAGCGTCTGGCGCGAAGGGCAACGCGTGGCATGA
- a CDS encoding ribose 1,5-bisphosphokinase (product_source=KO:K05774; cath_funfam=3.40.50.300; cog=COG3709; ko=KO:K05774; smart=SM00382; superfamily=52540; tigrfam=TIGR02322) → MTDTAATSGLRTARIGPGRLVLIVGPSGAGKDTLIGLAQAACAGDDNVVFARRVVTREASAFENNEQVTPEAFALALVRGQFAVDWEAHGLRYALLRGIDDEIRAGRRVVANISRTVIAALRAAYADVVVVSITAPPDVLAARLAARGRASDGPIGERLRRNVAGAAADVTISNIGSADEHADELIRVIRGP, encoded by the coding sequence ATGACCGACACGGCGGCGACATCCGGGTTGCGTACAGCCAGGATCGGGCCGGGGCGGCTGGTGCTGATTGTCGGCCCCAGCGGCGCCGGCAAGGATACGCTGATCGGACTGGCGCAAGCGGCTTGTGCCGGTGACGACAATGTCGTGTTCGCGCGCCGCGTGGTGACGCGCGAAGCATCGGCTTTCGAGAACAATGAGCAGGTCACGCCCGAGGCCTTTGCGCTCGCGCTCGTGCGCGGCCAGTTTGCTGTCGACTGGGAAGCGCATGGTCTGCGCTACGCCCTGCTGCGCGGAATCGACGACGAGATTCGTGCTGGCCGCAGAGTCGTCGCCAACATCTCGCGTACCGTGATTGCCGCCCTGCGCGCGGCCTATGCCGACGTCGTCGTGGTCTCGATCACTGCACCGCCCGATGTTCTTGCGGCACGACTTGCCGCGCGCGGCCGTGCCAGCGACGGCCCGATCGGCGAGCGGTTGCGCCGCAACGTCGCTGGTGCTGCAGCCGATGTCACGATCAGCAACATCGGCTCCGCGGATGAACACGCGGACGAACTGATCCGGGTCATCAGGGGCCCATAG
- a CDS encoding alpha-D-ribose 1-methylphosphonate 5-phosphate C-P lyase (product_source=KO:K06163; cog=COG3627; ko=KO:K06163; pfam=PF06007; superfamily=49503): MNAPTYNFAYLDEQTKRMIRRAILKAIAIPGYQVPFASREMPMPYGWGTGGVQLTAAILGTNDVLKVIDQGSDDTTNAISIRKFFEKTAGVATTTSTANATVIQTRHRIPEASLHAQQVLVYQVPIPEPLRYLEPRETETRRMHALGEYGLMHVKLYEDIARFGHIATAYAYPVKVNARYVMDPSPTPKFDNPKMDNCPALQLFGAGREKRIYAIPPYTSVVSLDFEDHPFTRYKHDACCALCGSGESYLDEIVTDNKGSRMFVCSDTDYCETRQSQGHRGSESAAPYAESKHA; this comes from the coding sequence ATGAACGCGCCAACGTATAATTTCGCTTATCTGGACGAACAGACCAAGCGGATGATCCGCCGCGCCATCCTGAAGGCGATTGCGATTCCCGGCTATCAGGTGCCGTTCGCCAGCCGGGAAATGCCGATGCCCTATGGCTGGGGCACCGGCGGCGTCCAGCTCACCGCAGCGATCCTCGGCACGAACGATGTGCTGAAGGTGATCGACCAGGGCTCTGACGACACCACCAACGCGATCTCGATCCGCAAATTCTTTGAAAAGACCGCGGGCGTCGCGACCACCACCAGCACGGCCAACGCCACGGTGATCCAGACCCGGCACCGGATTCCGGAAGCATCGCTGCATGCGCAGCAGGTGCTGGTCTATCAGGTGCCGATCCCCGAGCCCTTGCGCTACCTCGAGCCGCGAGAGACCGAGACGCGCCGCATGCATGCGCTCGGCGAATACGGGTTGATGCACGTCAAGCTCTATGAGGACATCGCCCGCTTCGGCCACATCGCGACGGCCTACGCCTATCCGGTCAAGGTCAATGCGCGCTATGTGATGGACCCGTCGCCGACGCCGAAATTCGACAATCCGAAGATGGATAATTGCCCAGCGCTGCAGCTGTTCGGCGCCGGCCGCGAGAAGCGCATTTACGCGATCCCGCCTTACACATCGGTGGTGTCGCTGGATTTCGAGGATCACCCGTTCACACGCTACAAGCACGATGCCTGCTGCGCGCTGTGCGGCTCCGGCGAATCCTACCTCGACGAGATCGTCACCGACAACAAGGGCAGCCGGATGTTCGTCTGCTCCGACACCGACTATTGCGAGACGAGGCAGTCGCAGGGCCATCGCGGCAGCGAGAGCGCGGCCCCCTATGCGGAGAGCAAGCATGCTTGA
- a CDS encoding alpha-D-ribose 1-methylphosphonate 5-triphosphate synthase subunit PhnG (product_source=KO:K06166; cog=COG3624; ko=KO:K06166; pfam=PF06754; tigrfam=TIGR03293): MTTSSPNDQQTRRQAAMAVLSHAATAEIAGHLDAIPVPVHEQLREPENGLVMLRGRIGGDGAPFNLGEATVSRAAVRLVSGEVGFGYTLGRDREKAKLIALCDALIQTNEFATAVEAQVLTPLRTRIAADQQRKAAEAAATKVDFYTLVRGEG, translated from the coding sequence ATGACCACATCCAGCCCGAACGACCAGCAGACCCGGCGGCAGGCCGCGATGGCGGTACTCAGCCACGCCGCGACGGCGGAGATCGCCGGCCATCTCGATGCCATCCCGGTGCCCGTCCACGAACAGCTGCGCGAGCCGGAGAACGGCCTCGTCATGCTGCGTGGCCGGATCGGCGGCGACGGCGCGCCGTTCAATCTCGGCGAGGCCACGGTATCGCGCGCCGCGGTGCGGCTGGTTAGCGGGGAGGTCGGCTTCGGTTACACGCTCGGCCGCGACCGCGAAAAGGCAAAATTGATCGCGCTATGCGATGCGCTGATCCAGACCAACGAATTTGCCACCGCGGTGGAGGCGCAGGTGCTGACGCCGCTGCGCACGCGCATTGCCGCCGACCAGCAGCGCAAGGCGGCGGAAGCCGCGGCGACCAAAGTCGATTTCTACACGCTCGTGCGCGGGGAGGGCTGA
- a CDS encoding DNA-binding protein HU-beta (product_source=KO:K03530; cath_funfam=4.10.520.10; cog=COG0776; ko=KO:K03530; pfam=PF00216; smart=SM00411; superfamily=47729), which produces MADQMTKSQLIEKINESHTELSKKDIKGVLETLATVGYKELKKNGVFLVPGFAKFVVIKKPATKARKGTNPFNGEPMVFKAKPARKIVRARPVKAAKDAV; this is translated from the coding sequence ATGGCCGACCAAATGACGAAATCGCAGCTCATCGAGAAGATCAATGAGTCGCACACCGAGCTCTCGAAGAAGGACATCAAGGGCGTTCTCGAGACCCTGGCCACCGTCGGTTACAAGGAACTGAAGAAGAACGGCGTGTTCCTGGTTCCCGGTTTCGCCAAGTTCGTCGTCATCAAGAAGCCCGCCACCAAGGCGCGCAAGGGCACCAACCCCTTCAACGGCGAGCCGATGGTGTTCAAGGCCAAGCCGGCCCGCAAGATCGTCCGCGCCCGTCCGGTCAAGGCCGCCAAGGACGCGGTTTGA
- a CDS encoding GntR family phosphonate transport system transcriptional regulator (product_source=KO:K02043; cath_funfam=1.10.10.10; cog=COG2188; ko=KO:K02043; pfam=PF00392,PF07702; smart=SM00345,SM00866; superfamily=64288; tigrfam=TIGR02325) — protein sequence MTIQDKPTGVALWRQVADGIERGIADGRFPAGEKLPGETDIAETYRVNRHTVRRALATLAERGLVRAERGSGTYVEAPKLKYPLRSRTRFSEIVGAGGREPDGRLIEAFTEPATRDLAKQLELKTGAPLVRIEALRFADRTPICIGTTWFSADRFPDAAEVYARLNSTTKLLAHYGIRDYRRLSTRITAAIVDAADAARLDLALGRPILIVDSTDIDVDGTRLKVSRSRFVAERVEFVVENGG from the coding sequence GTGACCATTCAGGACAAACCTACTGGCGTGGCGCTGTGGCGGCAGGTCGCCGACGGCATCGAGCGCGGCATCGCCGATGGCCGCTTTCCCGCCGGCGAAAAGCTGCCGGGCGAGACCGATATCGCCGAGACCTATCGCGTCAACCGCCACACCGTGCGCCGCGCACTGGCAACGCTGGCGGAGCGCGGGCTGGTCCGCGCCGAGCGCGGCAGCGGCACCTATGTGGAAGCGCCCAAGCTGAAGTACCCGCTGCGCTCGCGCACGCGATTCTCGGAGATCGTCGGCGCCGGCGGCCGCGAGCCCGATGGCCGGCTGATTGAAGCATTCACCGAACCCGCGACGCGCGATCTCGCCAAACAGCTCGAACTGAAGACCGGCGCGCCTTTGGTAAGGATCGAAGCGCTGCGGTTCGCCGACAGGACGCCGATCTGCATCGGGACCACATGGTTTTCCGCGGACCGCTTTCCCGATGCCGCAGAAGTCTACGCGCGCCTGAATTCCACGACAAAGCTATTGGCGCATTACGGCATCCGCGATTACCGCCGGCTTTCCACCCGCATCACCGCGGCCATCGTCGATGCCGCCGACGCTGCGCGGCTCGACCTCGCGCTGGGCCGCCCGATCCTGATCGTCGATAGCACCGACATCGATGTGGACGGTACGCGGCTGAAGGTGTCGCGCTCCCGCTTTGTCGCCGAGCGCGTAGAGTTCGTGGTCGAGAACGGCGGCTAG
- a CDS encoding alpha-D-ribose 1-methylphosphonate 5-triphosphate synthase subunit PhnL (product_source=KO:K05780; cath_funfam=3.40.50.300; cog=COG4778; ko=KO:K05780; pfam=PF00005; smart=SM00382; superfamily=52540; tigrfam=TIGR02324) yields MIPMIDIRNAEKTFVMHLQDGIRLPVVRGVSFHVAPGECVVLSGPSGAGKSSILKMIFGNYRCDGGVIGVQHQGATIDLATAEPRQILSVRRNTIGYVSQFLRAVPRVAALDVVAEPLLATGVARDEARERAGALLRRLNIPERLWKLPPSTFSGGEQQRVNIARGFISSLPILLLDEPTASLDAVNRAVVVELVAEKKRAGVAMVAIVHDDEVRHLIADRLVDVTSFAAAA; encoded by the coding sequence ATGATTCCAATGATCGATATCCGCAACGCGGAAAAGACCTTTGTGATGCATCTCCAGGATGGCATCCGTTTGCCGGTGGTACGCGGTGTCTCGTTTCACGTCGCGCCCGGCGAATGCGTCGTGCTGTCCGGCCCCTCCGGCGCCGGCAAATCCTCGATCCTGAAGATGATTTTCGGCAATTATCGCTGCGATGGCGGCGTGATCGGTGTGCAGCATCAGGGCGCAACCATTGATCTCGCCACCGCCGAGCCGCGACAGATCCTCAGCGTCCGCCGCAACACCATCGGCTATGTCAGCCAGTTCCTGCGCGCGGTGCCGCGCGTCGCGGCGCTCGATGTGGTGGCCGAACCGCTGCTGGCCACTGGCGTGGCACGGGACGAGGCGCGCGAGCGCGCCGGCGCGCTGCTGCGGCGCCTCAATATTCCCGAACGGCTGTGGAAGCTGCCGCCCTCGACCTTCTCCGGCGGCGAGCAGCAGCGCGTTAACATTGCCCGCGGCTTCATCTCCAGCCTGCCGATCCTGCTGCTGGATGAGCCGACCGCGTCGCTGGACGCCGTCAACCGTGCCGTCGTCGTCGAACTGGTTGCGGAGAAGAAACGCGCCGGTGTCGCCATGGTCGCCATCGTTCATGACGACGAGGTACGCCACCTGATTGCCGACCGGCTGGTCGATGTGACATCGTTCGCCGCGGCCGCTTGA